DNA from Equus asinus isolate D_3611 breed Donkey chromosome 22, EquAss-T2T_v2, whole genome shotgun sequence:
TCCGATCAACTTAAGAGAAAAGTTTCTAAAAGCTCATGGGCCCCCCAAAATCATGCTTCACATGGAATCCATGGATGTCATTGGAGTGTGTCCCAATTCTTACCCCAGGAACACTGTCCACACTAAGCCCCCTCTGACTCTATTCCTGCAAATACAGTGATGCACTGCAAAAAGATGTTCTGTTCAAACCACGAACCACATTTACAACAGtaccataagattagtaccgtactGCCTATGTGCGTAGCAGGCTATATACCCTCTTTGTTTGTGTGAGTACACGCTACAATactcacacaacaacaaaatgagcTAATGACACACTTCTCTGCAACTGTCCTGCTGTTAAGGAACTCGTGGCTGTGTGTGCACCGCATAAGCTGGAAGTCTCTACAAACATTGGAAAAATAGGCACCTGGAAACCAAAAGCTCTAATGCCAGCTTTCCATGGGTCCAGGGGTGTCTTCCCTCTCTAGCTTAAGTTTCCTCCTCATTATGAGGGGTTCAGATGAGACAATAGTCTCCAACTCTCGCAAGTCTGGATCCTTTCCTTAAGTTACCAGTTAATCACTCGAGACCACGGCTGGAAGGAAATGTTCCCACGTTGTGGGTGAGTCAGGCCTGGAGCAGGGACCCAAGACCTGAGGAGGCACTAACGATGCATCCAGGCTTCCAGACAATGGTTTGCTTCTCTCCCCATGGTCCACAGCTCACTCACGGGATGCCAGGATCTTCTCCCCGTAGATCTCCTTGATCTCTGGACGGGCCCGCTCCCAGGCCTCCTGGTAGCCCTGAGAAAAATTCTCATGCCTGGTCATGTTGGTCTTGAAGTAACCAGGCTCGATAATAGCCACCTTCACCCCAAAGTAGGAGAGCTCCCTCCTGCAAGGCAGACAGGAAGAGGGGCAAGGACTTCAGAGGTCTTGGGAGACAAAACacagcaaacaaaaagcaaacagaatGATGCAACCTCAACACGGGATTGGGGCGACACATCTCAAAAGCTTAGAAAGTTTCAAAGTGCAACAGCCAGGGGGAGAAAACTTATGACAATGGCATAGTCTCTGAATAAGGTTTGTACATTTTTCCACGTATTTCACAAGCATGTGGTGCAGGTTACTCATCAGCCCTGACTCCTACCTATTCTACTACAAGGCACCCGATAAGTGCTCTCTCCTCTTGTGTGCCCTCACACCCAATCCATCTCCAGACTTTGCCCATCTTACTTCCTCCACCCTCCTcaactctctctcctctctgctgctCTAGTCAACTGCCTGGCCATCTGTCCCCTACGGagcctctctctgcctgcagTCCCAGCTCCCCCACATTCAAAGCCATCCTCTGCCCTGCAGCCAATGGGTTCTCTAGATGCTGATTTCACAAAGTAGCTCCCCTGATGAAATCCCTTCCATGGGGTTCCACTGCCAACAGCATGAAGTCCACAGCCTGTCCAGGGCCCATGTGCCTCCACGAGCCCACCTGCCTAGCACCTCTCCTGCCAGTCCAGGCCTTGTCCTTCACATCTGGAGAACTCTGCAGCATAGGCGCTCAACCATTACAAACCCTGGGCTTGGCTGACATCATTCCCTCGTCCAGGAAGACTTCCCACCCTATTTCTCAGGTTTCCAGGTTACCAAGTTCAGTTCTTCATCCTCAGCTCAGAGCCCTATCCAGTACCCTCCCTTCACTCCTCTGGCATCACAGCCACCATGGCTGACTTGATTCCAAGCTCTGTGAGAGATGGCCACAACATTTCTATATCTCTTGTCCCTGTCTCAGCTGTCAGATGTTTCAGGTCAGGGATTAAATCTTGTCCTCGGACACATTTATTGTGTACTCACAAAATCGCCATGAAGTATCTGTTGAATAAACTCAAACACTCTACCCCTCTGCAAGGACTCCCTGAAGCTCAGTGCCACAGGGGTTATGGACATGGCCTCTGCAGCCATACTATGGAAGTGCCGCAGACACTTTCCAATTGTGGGCCCTCATCTAGGTAGAAATAGTTTGAATAAAACTCTAAAGACTGGGATCCTCTCCCACACCCGGGACACAAAAAAAGTGCTTCCCAATGAAGGCCTTGCACAAAGCAAGAGAGAGGGATCTGGAAGAAAGAGACTGAAAAGGTGTTGCTGGAAGCACAGAAGCAGGAGGACTGAGGGAGGGCCTCTAACCCAGTCCAGTACCTGAGGGAGTCCGAGAAGGCCTCGACGCCATACTTGGAGATGCAGTAGCCCCCACCACAAATGGCCAACCGGCCCGCGGCACTGGAGACGTTGACCACGCGGCCTCTCGCCTTCCTCACTAGGGGCAGCAGGCTCAGAGTCACCTCAATCAACCCCAGCAGGTTCACGTCGATGATCTTCACGAAGTCCTGTTTGGTCAGCCACTCATTGGGTGCCGACGGCATGAAGACACCAGCGTTATTCACCAGGCCCCACAGTCCTGGGTACAATGGGGGAAAGAGAGCAACACTGCATTGTGCCCGTGAGTGTGGACACAGCTGTGGTTGCAATGCACCTTCCAGTCACGTGAGGACATTCAAAGAGAGGTTGcatggggagggaggaaaacagaTAACAACACACTGCCGGTGGGTTTAGGGGAGGGCAGACCCTGTAAGCTCATGGAGGACAGAAAATATGACTTCCTCCAGATTTAGTCTTCATGGCCCAGCCACTGCTTGGTTGATAACGGGCAATCACCCCACATTTGATGAAGGCACGAACTGATGTTGAGGAATCTCGTGCGTCCATAGTCCGGAACACTCACAGTAATGTTTTGGGTTTTCACACATCAATGTTGTCCTGCGGGCATTATAAACGCTCACCTACATTTTCCGAATTCCTAGACAGCGTCTTTAGTGAGTGTGCAACAAATATCTGTGGTgaaggagagacacacagagagagaatgaggaaaggagaccaaggaaaaaagagagaaaagaaaacagacgaaaagaagaaaatatagctaATATCTGGGAAGAGGTTGATTGGGTAACGCAGACCTGAAACCCCAGGTCGGGGGAAGGTGAGAACAGGCAGGAGGTGACCTCAGGGATTCGCCTTGAAACACGTGCAGCAATAGGGAGCAAAGGTCCTATAGGATCTGGAGGATCCTGTAGGATCCTTCGTCTATGAGCGGGAGACTATCTCGACCCTCCCGTCACCCTCTCTGCACAGACTTCACCCTCTGCAGCAGAAatgccccctctcctcccacccacacAGGAGGCCACCCTCGCCCCTCCCCCTCGGCCCTAGTTCAGCCAGCCTCGTGGAAACCTCTCTGCAGGACTCAAAGATGTGATTCTGAGCACAGACACTAAAGAGCTACCCACCAACAGCCCTCAGGGCAGCAGGAACTGGGATTCAGGGAGCTGGGGCCGTGGGGGGCACAGGATGGACCCAGACAGTTGAGTCCCTTCCCTGCTCAGAAACAGGCTGACCTTCCAGGACTCACATTCTCCCAGCACACATGTTGCTTCTAAGAACCCAGTCAATATGCACAGTTACACAGAGAGATTTGGGAAAGTTCACCGAGACACGAGTCACGAATGTGAATAAAATGCAGGAAACAATTTCATATCATACATGAGGTACTGTTCTAAAAAGTAACACTATTCAAAGGGATAGAATATGCTCAATCATTAAATAtatgcttttaaagaaattttcattATATTGCAAAATGCTCATCTTCCTTCAACGAACAGAATAGGATACAAACTCTCTCCTAAGTGTAATACGGTCTATGTCAAAAGGGTCCCAGGACTCATCTCTGCTGGTAGAATGTGGGTGAGTTTCGTTTTGATCCCatgcttttctgcattttccacaaTGGTCATGTTTTACGTTTATACttagataaaaaaaattaatgttcctCTCTTCCCCCATAATAAGACAGGCACTAGggtagtttaaaaagaaagagagagagagagaatgtgaacTTGCGCTGGATTATTGACCTTCCTTAGCAAGTCCGGAAAGCTCAGTGTGCTCACCTGAAATGGGTGACAGTGACTCCCTGGGGGAGGATTATGGGTCCCCAGCAAGAACATGGTACAGTGCTAAGAACAGGAGCCCGCCTCCAGCGCTGCCCCAGCCACCCACACAAGCCTCGGAGTTGGTGCCCCATCTCCACTCGTCCTCCAGAAAGTGGGTTCTGATCTCCCCCGGGGCGCTCAGCGTCAAGAAATGCAGAACTTCTGCCAAGACAGGAGGGGGCACCTCAGACAGGGAATTTCGAAGGGCAAATTCTCATCAGGGCAGCTCTCCCCAAACCTCCAGATCTCCAAGGACgggaggtgggggcagtggaAAGAGAAGAGGCTCAGCTGGTGAGCTGcgtgagggaaagaaagggagtaTGACCTCGAGTCCTGGAAAACACCTAGGGAATCTTCCCCAGCAGCAGACAAGAAGTCTCCCTCCACAGACAGAAGAGAAACAGACCCGACAAATCTGGGTGGTACCTCCATCCCCTGTACGCTCCTTCACCCATTGGGTGGCTGCAGTGATGCTCTCTGTCTTGGTCACATCCAGGATCACCGTCTCCAGCCTGTCTGACGTCCGGTCCCTCAGCTGCTCGGCCCCCTTCTCCGTCTGACACGCGGCCAGCACCCTCAAGCCTCGCAGGTCCAGCTGCCTGGCCAACTGGTTCCCGAAGCCCGAGTCACAGCCCGTGATGAAGACGTACTTGTCTTGGAGGTTGCTCACCACCTGCCTCTCCCAGTACCAGCGCAGGAGGTAGTACAGGCCCACGAGGACTGCCAGGTACAGCCACATGGCTTTGCAGGGACCAAACAGAGACAGGCTGTGATCAGAAGAGTCTGGCCTCCTCAATCAGGAAGGCTGTGCTGTCAGTCTGACCTCCAGCCTCTCTGGCATGAAGTTTCCTGGTGTCCTCCTGATGACTGTCTTTCTGGAACATTCTATTCTCTCCCTACCTATCTGCCCTTTGGACTACTTTTGCAAGAGCTGACCATTTGCCCTTGAAAATTCCAACTCCTGCCCAGAAAGAAAGCATCACTGTCCGCCCCACTGCCCCAGGCCTCTCATTCCATCTGCTCTCTGCGTCCAGGTGCCACACACTGAGCGGCACAGGCCACTCTGTTCTAGGTTCTGGGCTCAGAACTCTTTCTCCTCGTCTGCCAACACGCTGGGCTCGATCTTCCCGACCTCAGGAAGGTTCTTCGTGGGAAGACGCTCTGGATTCAACACACTTACATTCAGCACCCTCTCAGGGCCTGGGTTTCCTCAGAGGGCTCGGCACACAGCACCCTCTCCTCAGAAATCTAAGTCACTGTCAGCCTCTCTAGGgttagaaggagaaggaaaggactTGGAGGACTAGGTCTCCTCCTGATACAGTAATTCTCTCTGCAGAAAGGCGTTCAGGAGAGCAAAGGGGGTGTGTGAGGTCAGAGGCaaagaaaggggagaagaggCAGTGGGGGTGGACACGTGCAGCTGTGCGGCTTCTCCGAGATGCTGGGAGGGCTGAACGGAGGTACTGACTCAAAGCCGGTCCCGCAGTCCTTATTCTTGTGTATCCACAGGCCCCCTAGGACCAATCTAAACTGACACCATCTTAGCAATAGAGTAATTGagagttgtttttcaggaaaCTTGCAAAGTCCCATGGCCAAAGCACTCTCAGAAGAGAATATCTTGGCCTGAAATGACactggaaccaaagattctcccccTGATGGAACCACAGGCCCGGGACATGACCagaacttgaaagtcagactctcATCAGAGGTGATGATCGGCTGTGTTTTTTGTTAACACTGGCTGCTTGGTAACTTAGTTTCTCGGTGACTGTAAAAAACTCCCTTTTTGGATTAACCTTGCAAGGGTCTTCTGACTCTGAAGAAAAGAGGCACTATTCCGTCTGGTCCTTCAGGACATTCCCAGGTGACTGGGGATTTCACAGAGGTATTGGGGTATCTGTCCGTGACGTGCAGCTGCCTCATAGGGACCCCCTTCTGAAGAATATATCTAATTGGGCCCCCATTGTTTGTGGCAAGGCAGATGGTGGTGGCTACCCACACAGGGCTTACTCATCTCTGAACTTTGTGGCTGCCAGAACACATAAGGGAAAAAGACGACCCTTTGGTTATTCTTGAGTGAGCTGTTTCTGCAAGTACACTATCAGACACTACACACTATCCCCTAGTAAGACCTTGTTTGCTGCAGCCGTCTTGGAAAAAGCCCcttaaaatggaaacaactgTAAATGGCTGgcaagataacccaggataatttaaaattacagtgtcTATTCTGGCCTCTTTTGAGCCTCCAAACTGAGAAGCAAGgaaaatttaatctttaaaaagtcCAATGCATCACCTTCTGGCACAATTGCTCAAAACTTAAATGTTCtggaagctgtaaatatttacaaagaactgcAAGATCTTACTAAGATTGTTTCATGTCCTGAGAGCTTCACTTGAAAATCATGAGGGTCTCAAAATGTGGTTGGACAAAAATGTGGTTAGACAAAAATGTGGTTGCACCCCATTTTTGGGTCAGAAATGGTTGGACAGAAATGCGGGTTGCACTCTTTTTTGCAGCTAAGTGTCCTACCAAGCTGCTGCCAGCCTCAGGGGAATTGCATTGGCTGTTAGAAGAAGTATTCTgattagataagatcatttaaaagTGCACTCAAAAGCAGACTTAAAAATTCCAAAGTAACCTTATTAAAGGTttgttgcaaaaagaaaaaattaagttataaaaggtACCTAAAAGAAAAGCTTATTAGGTTGTGGCTTTACAGACAGCTCATAATCTACCTTTGAAGGAAGGCCCAAAATGAGCCCCTCTCAGAGTTAGCAAGACTGAGAGATTTTTCTGGGAAACCACTGTTAAAGACTACTAGAGTTCTTTAATACTGCCAGGTATCGTTACTCTTTATCCTGGCTGAAACTtcacaagatatttgaaaggatttagcaaCTTATGGTCAGAAATTCAGCCAAACTgaaagctgatattcagagcctgataaGAAAATTTTTAGGCcttcttccctaagttaaaataaaactaagcactcagagggaaagaagcaaattaggaTGATGTAGTTGGATAAGAAGACCGACCTATattgtcatttaagttacaacccaaATTTCTGAGGAATTAAGAGCAACTGTTCTCAACTTACAAATtttgcaaaactggaaatgcaACTCTAGAGACAGTTCAGATTCCATCCATTTCTGTTATCCTGAAAAGCTGGTGGCCTCTCCTGGGAACTGTTATGTAACCTATCACCagttcctaagactgaaggaaaaaagtggaaaagggAGCTTTGTGTTACTGTATCTGAtccatggcagtaattttaaaatactagctGTGTAGtatctgtgcatgtgtgtctacatatgtctatatatatatgtgtgtgtgtgtaatttttccCCCTCTGAATGGTATAGTTCGTAGAAGAGCTCTATTTGATTGGCTTAAAGTAAACACTTACATAAATGTAAtggaaactaacccaaatgtcttttaagttaacatgatataaaataatctttcataagtgaaagcttatttaagtttcttgatttgattaaaataaacatgttttcagagttatcagcattgaCTATGATACAtacatgttatctctgttacaaaacttgtgagcaaaaataacttagaatgatagctaattttgtctaatgtctcatgaagttttgttGGCAATCTAAATAATTGTTGGGAACAAGTAAAGTAAATagatgtggaaaaaataaaagtgttgggtgaactttttaacaataattggggcctggccctgtagccaagtggttaagttcatgcgctctgcttcagcggcccagggtttcactggttcagatcctggtcatggacacgacacctctcatcaggccatgctgaggtggcatcccacatagcacaaccagaaggatctacaactagaatacacaactatgtactagggggctttggggagaagaagaaggagaagaaggagaagaaggagaagaaggagaagaagaagaaagaagaagaagaagaagaagaagaagaagaagaagaagaagaagaagaagaagaagaagaagaaggagaagaagaagaagaaggaaaagattggcaagagttgttagcccaggtgtcaatatttaaaaataaaaataataataattgtatgtTATGATGAATGTAcctaaaataacttcaaaatcttTTGATGACTTGAAAtcttagagttttgctaaattgAGTTAAATGATAAAGTTTGttttaggtcatttccacataatatataatattagatattaaTTGCTAAGCATAGATTTACCTGCCTTTGGCTTTGTATtacagagaaactggaaaaaatactTGGGTTTTATTGATAAACATGCTTTGTGCCATGCTGAGAAGCTTTCTATGAGAAAGGACACGTTTCTAGACAGTATTTGTCGATCTGCCAGTCCATAGGAtgccaatatacaaaaattaagaaaagtaagatgtatgttttcagtaaagaagactTAAAGAAAggggatatttttgtttgttttgttaagaaagataaatttgtcctaaagtactaggagggaagacagaaagtatgggacaaattctgaatgtaaaaagaaagttaaagaagTTTGTGTAAGAGGAACCCTGAGTAAAGAGTTTTGTGAGTGGTTAAATTggttaagattaaaataaatttaattaagtgaatgctttaatatcaaaagtaagctggtacaaaaattagaatttggttttctctctcttaaaatgataattttccttgACTGGAATCTGAATTCTCCTAGTCTCCTCAAAtgtctggctacaaatctccaaactaacgtttacaattttttccctcattttcatttggattcACTGAGAACTGAAAccaccctttttcctgaagccctgcaaatTGAAACTGGACAACTTGATAAACTTAAGAAAGAGGCATGCCTattgctgtgtaagccactcagaaagatacctaaACAcacaatgacatcatcagagacatttcaaactgcaaaagatatTTTGATCCTGACatccagaagtcttcttgactggctgtccCCTAGGCACAGAaattggtttataatttgctccaaccattaaccttgtttttctttttgtttctctagaaatgcttcttattaaatacctagTTACTTGCTTACACAATATAGACCTAACTTTGGAAGCCTGTCTGTATCACCACCTTACTAAGAGTCTagttcaatgagatggaacaacaTATGTCCCTTATCAGCAGAAAGAAGTTAGCACAGCCATCACCCTATAGATGGCCTCATTCCTCAAGATTGAGGAATGAACAACAAAAATGGGGGATTTGTAACCACAGGCCCTCTAGGACCAGTccaaactgaccccatcttatcaacagagtaattgagagttattttttcagaaaacttgcaaagtCCCATAGGCAGAgcattcacagaagaggaagcctTGACCTGAAATGAAccagaaccaaagattctcccccTGATGGAACCAAAGGACCGGGACACAACCagaacttgaaagtcagactctcATCAGAGGTGAGGGGTCCATTGTctaggaagatccagtgttaaaacCCCTTCCacaccttaccataaatgtttaaaagcttACCACAAATGCTTAAAGCACTCCCATAAAAACTTGCTCCACTAGCATTTCCATGTACCAGCCTGTCTTCTCTTAtcccttaaattttgccccaaatcttAAATCAGGGGCATAGATCTGAGAGCTTATGCCTCCTGTCTACTTGCAGATTAATCTTGTGATAAAGCCTTGTTTTTTCTCAGAAACTTATGCCATAATAATTGGTATTTTATGCTCACtgggtaggagaaccccatcTTTGTGTGGTAACATTTTAACTCCATGAAGAGGCCCTGTCCCCAGGAGTCCCCTGGGTGCCTGGTTACACTGtcctctgcccctcctgcccaGACACATATCCGGAATCCAGATGACTCAGGCACAGATGACTTGAAGAGGAACTAACAGACACAGTGCCCTAAACCTCACCCAAGCAGGGAGGGCTGTAAACCCCAATAATTGGAAAGATAGTAGTTCAGTTTGTCTCAGGTgatgatggagaggaggagggagctgccCCCTCAGGAGACTAAAGAAAGGACTAGAGACTGGA
Protein-coding regions in this window:
- the LOC123275598 gene encoding retinol dehydrogenase 16-like, producing MWLYLAVLVGLYYLLRWYWERQVVSNLQDKYVFITGCDSGFGNQLARQLDLRGLRVLAACQTEKGAEQLRDRTSDRLETVILDVTKTESITAATQWVKERTGDGGLWGLVNNAGVFMPSAPNEWLTKQDFVKIIDVNLLGLIEVTLSLLPLVRKARGRVVNVSSAAGRLAICGGGYCISKYGVEAFSDSLRRELSYFGVKVAIIEPGYFKTNMTRHENFSQGYQEAWERARPEIKEIYGEKILASLIKSSEIFKSSYWENVSLVTDCMEHALTSCHPRTRYSPGWDTKLIYLPMSYMPSILVDAIFYWSYPKPAKGL